acacgagggaGTGGAGTGGTTTCCATAGAGAGGAAATATCACGGCCCACTTACGAACAATACAAGAAAAGGAGTCAGCGACCCCAGCATAGACAGAAGTTCAGGGGGATGGTCCTGGGGCAGATCCCCCGGTCCTGAAGCTGCTGCACATCTCACTGCGCTTTTCCACTCCGGAGGGAAGTCAACTCACGGGTAAGGTTTTGGTTGGGGACTTCTTTATGAAGGATAAATTGATTTGCCCTAAATTAGGCAGGAGGTGCTGGGGACTGGATGGGGTAAGAGATGAGAGTTGCAAACGCCCCTGGGGGCACCGTGCTGAACGCCAAGGTCTGTGTTTTAAATAAGAAGTTGGCTCTAAAGGGACCATGGGGAAGTTTCTCAGGAGGGGCAAAATGATCCTCCCTTCGTTGGTAGAGAGACCTGCTTTGCAAAAGGTAATAGACTGGAGGCAGAATGTGTTCttacaaatgtatttttctgaACAGAGTCTAGTTGTGAATATGAAAATCGTGTTTACAAATGGAGTGGATGGGGGAAGGCATGGGGTAGAAACTTCAGGGTACAATGCCCTGCTGCCCGCCCGAGCCGGACGATGCTTGCATTTATTGGTTACCAAGGgcatctcctttctttctctcgaTGAACCTGTGAGGCAGGTAATGTCTCCTTTTTAGGATGCGACAACTGAGAGGTTAAGTGGTTGATGGAAGGCATTTGAGGGTAGGGGAGCTTCCCAGCCCAGGTCCTCTGCCCTCAAAGCCTAGAACCCTTTTCCCCTGGCTATACTGGGGAcagtggagggaggggacagatgTCTGTAATGATTAGGTGCCACCTGTGAAGGGGGGGACCATAAAGATGGATGTTTGCTGTCTCCATCTGATGTCCAAGTCTTCTGAGAAATCCTGTCTGCAATGTTCTCCTCTAACATAGCAATCCAGCAAACACACAcccatacacgcacacacacacacacacacatgcacacccctCTTCTGAGAATGAATGAAGTAAGACCATGAATGCGAATGCTGCCAATGACAAGTGTTATCTGTAACATGTCAACTTTCTCCTGGCCACTCTTCCCTCTTGGGGGGAAGGGTCTTTCATGAGTGAACCCTCTCTGCTCACTTGAGGGTGAATTGCTTGgaagtctgtgtgtgtatatgtgacaCATAAGTGCTTCCACGAGTCCACATCTCATTACTATAATACCTTTTGAAATGCTTTAATGCCCCCTAGGTTCAGCAGTTACGTTTTATAAAGTGTTTTCTAATTCAACATCTTATTAGTGTTTGCAGACGAGCTGGGTAACATGGGGACTATCTCCGCCTTCCTCGCTGCTAGAAAACGGGGCTGGCACTGGGCGAAGCCACAGAGTTGTACATTTGCCTTCTCGCTTCACTTTTTTCCTTCAAGCACTCTCTCCCTTGCAGGTGCTCTGAATTTCAGGCCAGCCCAGGCTCCTCAGTGCCTCTCATCCTAGGGCGTGACGTGGCTGTCACAGCTCTCAGAAGTAAGTGTGTATCTTCAGAGAAGCACTGCTTATAATAACCCCAAAGAATGGCTCAGTTTCAGGTAtccaaatgataaaaataaagatgtagaacTTTACCTCTTAAATCTAACTAGGCGGGGACCACTTGTTTTCAGAGCAGGTAGGAGGGAGATCTTAAACCTTTGTGTTGTTGCACTAGGGTAACGGCAAAAGAATCCAAAGAGCATAAGAGGAGAAACTTGCTTAGGAATCAGACTTTAGTGAGGAGAAAATGACGTTTCTGTCCTTTTATGCTGCAAATgctaaacaaaactaaacaaggagatagagagagagggaagagcctGGAACTCAATCCCCTAATCTCAAAGGTGGAAATACGGGCACCCAGAGCATTTAATTGCTGAGCAAGTTAGTGGGAGGCCAGGGCTGAGTCTGGTCCCTGAAAGGAGCGGGGTACAAAGGGATAGAATGACAGAGAAAACAACTTCCCCACCCTGTGTTAACCCTTTCTTTGTCaattagtttttggttttttaaatcttttcagcCTTAACAAGCCCTTTGAAAGTTCTTCCAGGCTTTAAGATGCCTCCAAGGTGTGAGGCAGCTAATTCTAAGCTAAGCCACATTTCATGCTACTATTATGCAAAACAACTAAGGAGCTCCTCGGTAAATGATAAAGCAGGAAGTCTGGCTATTGACACAATATTGACAGGGGAAAAAAGTCCACTTTTCCACAGTCAACACACATCCCTGTAAAATGTTCTCAGGGAATTGGACACACAATTCTAAGGAGCTCAGAGATGGATTGGAACACTGAGAAAGTGGTTCTCAAAGCGTGGTCCATGAACCCACAGCATCAGCATCGTCTAGGGatgtgttagaaatgcagactctcaggcctcaccccaaACCTACTGATTCAGAAATGCTTGGAATGGGGCCCAGCAGCTGGTGTTTGAACAATCCATTCACATGATTCTAAACACTCTGAAGCTTGAGAACTGCTGACTTAGAATGAGTTCAAGGCAAGGAGAGCCTGTCTGGGTTAGGATGGAGCAAATGGTGTATAGAAAAAACGGAAAAGCCAAAAACACAACCCAACAAAGATACTGGTCTGCAGGATCCAATTACCTGGCATATttgtatatctatatttatattatattgatataattggtataatttatatttatattatattatttatataatttatagatatatagatatagacagatcACTTCTGAGATGGCTGTGTGTGTACTGAATCTTATCCTAATAGGACCTGGAgatgatttatatataaatagttaTGAACCAACCGTCTTCATTAAGTATTTCGTTAGACCAGGagcttttccattttaatttaatctttcacTTAACCTTTatgaggtagttattattatccccaattatcagatgaggaaattgacatTCTCAGAGGTTAACCAATCTGCCCACCGCCCTCAGGCAAATAAGGACCAAGCTGGAATTTGAGACTATGCCTGACTAATTGCCAAGTCTGTGTTGCTTTCCCTGCATGCTACGCAGCTAGTTCATACATTTGGATTATTTAAAGCAAGGATCAGTCATCATCAGGCTTGTGAAAGTGCAGATTGCTGGCCCCAGAGTTTTTGATTGACTAGCTCTGAGCAAGACCTGAGAATTCTtcgcatttctaacaaatttccacatggtgctgctggtccagagaccacactttgacaACCAGTGAAGTTGAACATGAACAAAGCCCTACTGGATTTGATCCCTTTCCTCCTGCGCCCTAAGCCCCCTTTCACACCCTCTTCCCACATTGCTCTTTTCTGCTACAGGGAGAGATGCTGATACCAGCGCACTtcctgctgctactgctgctgctcctaggggcccccagcccaggcctctcccAAAAGTTGTACAAAGCCGAGCCCATCTTCAGCTGCCTCAACAAGAAAAGCCAGCTGGAGGATGCGCCCCTGCTGAGCAAGAGAagcttcccctccctgcccagccaaGACTCACTCTCAGGAGAAGaccaggagaaggaggaggagaaagacaaggagaaaaggaCCTTCCCTGGCtctgggggtggcggtggggctAGAAGCACCCGGCACAAATACCCGTCCCAGGCGCAGCTCCGGCGGAGGCTGTACCAGGACAAGGCCAAGAGTGACCAACGCACCAAGTTCACGCTCTCCCTCGATGTCCCCACTAACATCATGAACATCCTCTTCAACATTGCCAAGGCCAAGAACCTACGAGCCAAGGCAGCTGCCAACGCCCACCTGATGGCCCAGATTGGGCGGAAGAAGTAGAAGCAGAGGCCAGCAGGAGGGCGGCCCATCTGGGACAGAGgtcagggtggaggggagggttgGTTCGTATTGGAAGAATCTGCCCTGTTTTCCAGGCTGCTTCACTGCTCAACCCCTCTGCTTCTTCCTGCCTCTGGCCCAGCTCCCTGCTCCTCTGTACATGCACACACCAATGCAGTATAGTCCCCGCTTCACAGATACCAGGCCATTGATGTCTCCACCTACATTCTgcatctcctctctcttccccacgATGAGAGGCAACGGTCATGCGCTCCTGCCCTCCATGCTGCTCCCTCGTGACCCGATGCCTGAGAAGAGGGCGTGcagagcccctctcccctccacacacCCACCTTCCCCAGACAAGGCCAGAAGATGAGGGCACTCAgcattccctcccctcccctctcacccCCATTAAAACCGATGGCTTCTTGAACCCCTGGCTGGTTTCAATTCCTCTTCCTTCAGCCGGCTGCTTTCAGGCCTCCGGGCTTGGAAAGGGGACAGCTAGTGAGGGAGGTTACATGTGAGTCCATTTCCAACTCTCCCAGGACAGGAATGGTTCCTGGAGGTTTTAGGGGGGCTGAAGAAGAGCTTGGGAAAGGCCAAGATGCAGGACTGTGCCGGTTGTCGTTCGATCAAGAGCCATCTACATGGCCTGGTCCCACCCAGGGACACAGCCTGGGATCTGCTACCGAGTGGGCCCCTGGGTTTAATGGGAGACATCCTCAGCTCCTCCATGCTTGCTAGGGATTGGGCTACCAATCTTTAATAGGTGCTTCTTGAACCCATGGTCACTGTCCAGCCCAGTGCTGGACCCAGCGGGGGATATTGATGTGGGAGGCAAGGCCTCTGCTCTCCATGCCTCAACAGTCTAAGTGAACAgacaaaagcaaaatttgaaaagaagcagATACCACTGGGGAGTATATAAGTGATGAACAGCAACATGATAGCAAttagtgtaaaaaaaaatgaggaatttaGAGCAAGATGAGAAGGTTTAATATGAGTATAAGTTCACTAGACATGGACATCAGCAAGAACTCTGATGGCCTCTGGCAGCAAAGCCTTCTGCATGGTGACAAGTCATGAATACATAAAAGGAACTTCCGCATGGTAAAATaaaccacatacacacaccagcaactaaccccatcaccgccagcagaaagagacaaatgaatgacagatttgaaaaatgtttgcCACTCATGTAAAACACAGATGGCTTACTGatcaaatatataaagagctactaaaaactgaaaagaacaaTCCCCCCCCAAAATAAGCAAGGACATGAATagatcatacacacacacacacacacacacacacacacacaaatacaaattgATCCttaaatgtatgaaaagatgctaaacttcattgttaagaaaacaaattaaacctGTACTCATATAGAATTTGTCACCCATCAAATAGGCAAATGTCCCTGTTTGACAATTGGCCCACACGGTGATTGATGAGGTGAAAAGCCACCCTCCTCCACTGCTGGCTGGCAGGAATATAAATTCTGAGAGGCAGTTTGGAAATACTTATTAAAATCACAAGTTCACTTTACCTTTAACTCAACAATCCTGCTTCTGGTGGACATTATTGGCAAAAGCGAAACTGTGCAGTTATTGAAATGTTAAGCTAAACTTGAAGTGAAAAATACCCCATCTCTTAACAGAACCAATGTTCAAAAAACCGAAATGCAACTGTTGTTTCCATCCTGGGAAAGAAACCCTCATGATAGAGCAGAAAGAATCCTGCCCGAGACTCAGAATACTTACCTTGAGTCTGGGTTCCTCTTCTTATGTGCCTCTGAGCAAACCCTTTAACTTGCCTCAGTGCTGATGTCCCATGAAATCTCTTTATGAATGTGACCTCATGGAGTTCTCAtgagtatattttaaagtaactatttttttttccattttgtagatttcttaaaatttgcatttaatatttatttttgctttaatagtGCATATTCTGTTCACGCCAAAGGTGCAAAGGACACGAAGCAGGAGATTAGCTTGGCTAAGGAAAAAATCAAGCAGGTGTGACATTTCCATGAACAACCGAAAACTAGGAGAACTTAAAAGTTGCAGCTGGTACCCCCAGGCACGCCCAAGTTCACAGCTGTCTCCTCAGGACCTTTGGCTAGGTGAGCAAAGCCTTGATAACAGCAGCCTCTAGCGGACTTTGATAAGCAGCtttaaaaggttttgttttgctttgttttgaatgACGGTACCTATATCACAAAAGCTCCAATCAAAagggtgattaaaaaaaaagagggcacaGATCATTGCAAATACCagattttctcttgctctttttgcAAATACACCATCACGTATAAGCTAAAATGTATCTGAGGTGGTGAGGTTTACTGGCAGGGGAAGGGGAATGGCATATGTAACAGAATCCTAGAGGATTCAGCTTTGCATCTGAAGCAAGAGATTGGTGCCCAGAGAAGTGAGGGAACTGTCCAAGGTCTCCCGGCTGGTAAGTGACAGATCTCTCTGGCCACAAAGCCTCTGCTCATCCCTCCATGCAGAGCTGGCCCTTCACGTGTACAAAGGGCATAAAAACATGAACCATGTTGTTGCCTTACAGGGCTAGCACGAGCCCCAGTGAACCACAAACGTGGAAGCAGCTGGGAAAGCCCTACACAGATACTAGGACTTATTATGTCttcagcaggtgggtctggtgTTTAGAATGCCCTCAGAGCCTTACAGGTGATTTAAATGTGAACAGAAGCATCTGCTTAATAAACTAAGGAATATTTGCCAAAGCTGGACCCACCAAGAACAGTGGGAAAGCACAGGTTTCCTGCCGGGGGCTCCTGCTGAGCCCAGCATTCTGCTGACCGAGCTCCAGTCCCCAGAATGGACCCCGTCACAGTCACATCAACATGTGAGAAGGGAGAAGGCCACATCCAGAGATCACTACCGCTGCCATCTGCCACCCTTGAGTTCACCTTGTAAAACCAAGATTCACTCTCGATTTCACTTTGTAAAATCATttgcggcggggggcggggaagggggagaaCTGTGTTGAGCTCTCTTGAAAAAACGGGTTTAAGctctcttttcaaaataaagtgaGGCTCAAACGCCAAGTGAACCTTCTCCAAGGAGACAAGTGCATGCATAACAGGATCTCCAAATGTTCTACCCAACAAGAAACCCCGCAAACAAATACCAACAGCTGACAACGGTGCTTGCTTCATGGCAGTGGAATAATTTTGGAAGCTGTAACCAAATAATCAGGGAAAGCCGAGTGATATCCAGAATTCAAtcagatattttatgtaattccAAGAACTGGGAGGTACATGAGCTCAAACATATGTAGTATTAAACTAAAAGACATTGATTATATATTaagagccagagaaagacaaaacctAATCAAATGGTGTAGCTAGCTACCTTAGTAAGAAACACAGACGGAATCAGACTTGAAAACTAACCTTAGTAAGGTTAGTTAGTTAGACTCAAATCTAAGGGTGCGTTATGGGACACTTcgttcttttttaaatgtatttttattgaggtgtaatcaACATACACcgtcatattagtttcaggcataggACACAATGATCCCACCTCGTCCTTTAATTAATGAAGTTTCTGTAATGGACTGTTGCCTAGGGTTCAGCACGTCCATGAGAGCTGCCAAGATCCTGTCACAGCCTAGTCAGCATCACTTAGAAGCCTCGGCAAGCTGGGAaggcaaaagacaaaaaagttATCTTGGGAAGGTAACCCCAAGCCTATGGGATGACATGGTGTTTTCTTAAGGGGCGAGCATCTTTAACCCCAGGAGATAGTCCTGTCTCCTTCCTCCCTAAATCATCATCCCCCAGCTTGAACCTCATGTCTTAGGATCGAATCAGCCTAACCACCCTGTTGACACTGTTCTTTACCAGAACCTGGGTCAGCCTGCCTCAGTTCCTGATCATTTTAGCTCACCAACCTCTCTGACACCCCTCCTACCCTGACAATTGGTGATTTTAACATGCATAAGATGACCTGCCCCACATCCCAGGTCTCAGGTCTACTCCCTGACCCCGTCCAACACCATCTCTCGGCCACGCGATCCCATGGCCACACCCCAGACTTCATCCTCACAGATCATACACCGTAGGACCGGCCCCTCCTGTCTCTCCAGCTCACTTTCTCTAGGACACCAACTCCAATGGTCTTTCAGTCCCACTGAGACCAGTGATCCGTTGATCCTGCTACCTTTTCACTGTCCCTCACCCTCTGCTCATAACATCTCTTCACGCTTTACCAGTTTAAACGCTGTGGTCAATCATTATCATTGTTTTTTGTAGACACCTGTCATTCTCTTGTTCCACCTTTGCTTTGCCTAATTCATTAAACACTGAGAAATTCAAACACTCCACCATACCGCCCCTGCACCTTGAAGCTGAACACagcttaatacacacacacatacacacacacacacacacacacacacacacaccactgatTGATCTCACTTCAAAATCCTG
Above is a genomic segment from Tursiops truncatus isolate mTurTru1 chromosome 2, mTurTru1.mat.Y, whole genome shotgun sequence containing:
- the UCN3 gene encoding urocortin-3: MLIPAHFLLLLLLLLGAPSPGLSQKLYKAEPIFSCLNKKSQLEDAPLLSKRSFPSLPSQDSLSGEDQEKEEEKDKEKRTFPGSGGGGGARSTRHKYPSQAQLRRRLYQDKAKSDQRTKFTLSLDVPTNIMNILFNIAKAKNLRAKAAANAHLMAQIGRKK